From a region of the Chitinophaga caseinilytica genome:
- a CDS encoding dienelactone hydrolase family protein, giving the protein MKRILLSLLMIIPLFAGAQGYEARWFTRGTETLPYRFLPPADYNAAKVYPLIIFMHGIGERGSDNEKQLVNGGRFFLNDSLRQQFPAFVVFPQCADNAMWAPVMTSQDAEGNRVFSVPASLPPTAPSRLLYQLIDSLIASGSVDTKRVYVGGLSMGGMGTFDMLSRFPRRFAAAFPICGAGNEKLAKRYAKNTAVWIFHGADDKVVPPFSSRKFYEILKEKGADVKYTEYPGVGHNSWDSAFAEPGLLPWLFSHQLK; this is encoded by the coding sequence ATGAAACGAATTTTACTATCCTTGTTGATGATCATTCCGTTGTTCGCAGGCGCACAGGGCTATGAGGCCCGCTGGTTCACGCGCGGAACGGAAACCCTGCCGTACCGGTTCCTTCCGCCGGCAGACTACAACGCCGCGAAAGTATATCCGCTCATCATTTTCATGCATGGCATCGGCGAGCGCGGGTCCGATAATGAAAAGCAACTGGTCAACGGCGGCCGGTTCTTCCTCAACGATTCCCTGCGCCAGCAGTTTCCCGCATTTGTCGTATTCCCCCAATGCGCAGACAATGCCATGTGGGCACCGGTAATGACGTCGCAAGACGCCGAAGGCAACCGCGTTTTCAGCGTACCCGCATCCCTTCCGCCCACGGCGCCGTCTCGTTTGCTGTACCAATTGATAGACAGCCTGATCGCATCCGGCAGCGTGGATACTAAACGGGTGTACGTCGGCGGACTGTCGATGGGCGGCATGGGAACTTTCGATATGCTGTCCCGTTTCCCCAGGCGCTTCGCCGCCGCGTTCCCCATTTGCGGCGCGGGCAACGAGAAGCTGGCCAAGCGGTACGCCAAAAACACGGCGGTCTGGATTTTCCATGGGGCCGACGATAAAGTGGTGCCGCCGTTTTCCAGCCGGAAATTCTACGAAATATTAAAGGAAAAAGGTGCCGACGTGAAATACACGGAATACCCCGGCGTGGGCCACAATAGCTGGGACAGTGCCTTTGCCGAGCCTGGATTACTGCCATGGCTGTTCTCGCATCAGCTGAAATAA
- a CDS encoding DUF4142 domain-containing protein produces the protein MKRLMVYVIPFALGFAACNNAGTQNNSDTTLPSDTGITDNMARDVNRDVLPNDSVRDDSKNLVKAAEDGLFEVRLSTDAQSKASTASVKTLAKHMQQSHEKINKDLKALAAQKSIVTPTAISDGQSKDISDLMEKSGKDFDKAYVDKLESAHKDAIDLFEKMSEKAEDPDIKAFFTKHLPELRMHLDMVMKEKDKLK, from the coding sequence ATGAAAAGATTGATGGTATATGTGATCCCATTCGCGTTAGGCTTTGCAGCCTGCAACAACGCCGGCACGCAAAACAACAGCGACACTACCCTGCCCTCCGACACGGGCATCACCGACAACATGGCCCGCGACGTGAACCGGGACGTACTCCCCAATGATTCCGTACGCGACGACTCCAAGAACCTCGTGAAAGCCGCTGAAGACGGCCTGTTTGAAGTACGACTCTCGACCGATGCGCAATCTAAAGCCAGCACGGCATCCGTGAAAACGCTGGCCAAACACATGCAGCAGTCGCACGAGAAGATCAATAAAGATTTGAAGGCACTTGCCGCTCAAAAAAGCATCGTGACACCTACGGCCATCAGCGATGGACAGTCGAAAGACATCAGCGACCTCATGGAAAAGAGCGGTAAGGATTTCGATAAGGCATATGTAGACAAGCTCGAATCGGCACATAAAGACGCGATCGACTTATTCGAAAAGATGTCGGAAAAGGCAGAAGATCCGGACATCAAGGCATTCTTTACCAAGCACTTGCCCGAGCTTCGTATGCATCTGGACATGGTGATGAAAGAGAAAGACAAATTGAAGTAA
- a CDS encoding tail fiber domain-containing protein produces the protein MRIPVILFIVSFFGLLTGARAQHVYQIRADSVRIYNVCDTAELIIENRTRGVSGFLYNKSNGRTEFRKIDLVQIGGSKLAIAGQDTIDLSQMSGVGGIDTLYRVGDSLRYVKRGVVKGIYAPVNDTISLAGVLANGNKAVNNIQLGDAGITTSLNYMLMRNLSGVNYTGTLGLGIDMTSLTMTVGNGVDSLRKLFYMPFNGTGPMYSGNNGTTKFKLWHSGNDGAGSGLDADLLDGLAPDINATVSTIAQRNITGQLFATYFNTSAPTQTITPTKIFGSNDSYIRALDAASVRGFLGMPASGDDLQSVTDRGFVSVRNGENLTIKKAAATAGDLFIRFRNSDNSERGYIGYGSSVNNTFVINTLDNSPTKIIQRLLVNNPSEDDSTSGLQVRGQARFGGALLQNGFSPNPENNTINQFWNGMGGASVTIDPEFRRGWNGLNIYNNVGGSNAITIERSNAVLNAAVPNTSGYYLKVTSTPGASPNNILPGLGGIRLNYSSSENKVYVTRIRALIPVGYTLMPAANAFGTNSYNYWLTSNKGTGKWEDYIHVYAAGNAGEFNTLCYFYIDGPLQVTTWYLGYFDFKIASASTWMDNVPQNIATGRPTELYLDDDNTQLSKGVNNSLKVTTPSGYLELGARNATFAHFWTDRESYYFNKPVQAETKLAIYNNGGHATATTYLTQTEGRINNSPILTEASASGNYIMKQVDSSQTGNLWLKGTLKTDASLITKLANGNASIRIHNSADVLRFGIGLNNNETGANAGGDLHIWRYSDAGNNPQYAMTMNRATGHIWMPGRVSVGNSSRVMGDRGGNDFLSWFGFYDSTNTRRYGYVGKGTLNAVDMQVSSDSGNVHILPKGGNFLNVGNVELSYNGGTFAMKHGSANNILFPAQGVGAPVVNTRSIGTRIILSPSFGPTTVDYAIGMESNNIWFSTSTAGTGFKWYAGSTNVASLAGTGNLTLSGSATATAFYQSSLRSLKKDIQPFSASALDVLGKAQVRTFRFKADSTGHRNIGFIADEVPDEMATPGRNGVDQASTVGLLVKAVQELKAEKEQLSAENKALAERLIKLEAAMDNILKQQKAGK, from the coding sequence ATGAGAATTCCGGTCATATTATTCATTGTTTCGTTTTTCGGGCTGCTCACCGGCGCCCGGGCCCAGCACGTATACCAGATCCGGGCAGACAGTGTGAGGATTTACAACGTTTGCGATACCGCGGAGCTGATCATTGAAAACCGTACCCGCGGCGTATCCGGGTTTCTTTACAACAAAAGCAACGGCCGCACGGAGTTCCGGAAGATCGACCTCGTGCAGATCGGCGGCTCCAAACTCGCGATCGCCGGTCAGGATACGATCGACCTGTCGCAGATGAGCGGAGTGGGGGGGATCGATACCTTGTACCGTGTGGGAGACAGCCTCCGGTATGTAAAGCGGGGCGTCGTAAAAGGGATTTATGCACCGGTGAATGACACGATTTCCCTCGCAGGCGTGCTGGCCAATGGCAACAAAGCGGTGAACAACATACAGCTCGGCGATGCGGGTATTACCACTTCGTTGAACTATATGCTTATGCGCAACCTTTCCGGCGTGAATTATACGGGAACCCTGGGGCTCGGCATCGATATGACTTCGCTGACGATGACCGTTGGAAATGGCGTGGATTCGTTGCGGAAGTTGTTTTACATGCCTTTCAACGGAACAGGGCCCATGTATTCCGGCAACAACGGGACTACGAAATTCAAACTCTGGCATAGCGGCAATGATGGCGCAGGATCGGGGCTCGACGCCGATTTGCTCGATGGATTGGCGCCGGATATCAATGCAACCGTCAGCACCATTGCGCAGCGCAACATCACCGGCCAGCTGTTCGCCACTTATTTCAATACCAGCGCACCGACCCAAACGATAACCCCTACGAAAATATTCGGCAGTAACGATAGTTACATCCGGGCGCTCGATGCCGCGTCTGTCAGAGGTTTCCTGGGCATGCCCGCCTCCGGCGACGATCTGCAAAGCGTGACAGACCGGGGGTTCGTGTCTGTCCGCAACGGAGAAAACCTCACTATCAAGAAAGCCGCTGCCACCGCGGGCGATCTTTTTATCCGGTTCCGGAACAGCGATAATTCGGAGAGGGGATATATCGGATATGGTTCTTCCGTCAACAATACTTTCGTCATCAATACCCTCGATAATTCACCAACGAAGATCATTCAACGGCTATTGGTGAACAATCCTTCGGAAGACGACAGCACCAGCGGATTGCAGGTAAGAGGCCAGGCGAGATTTGGCGGAGCGTTGCTGCAGAACGGATTTTCCCCCAACCCCGAAAACAATACCATCAACCAGTTCTGGAACGGTATGGGCGGAGCGTCGGTAACGATCGACCCCGAGTTCAGAAGAGGCTGGAACGGGCTCAATATTTACAATAATGTGGGTGGAAGCAACGCCATTACGATCGAAAGAAGCAACGCCGTGCTGAACGCGGCGGTGCCTAATACGTCTGGCTATTACCTGAAGGTGACTTCCACGCCTGGGGCTTCGCCCAACAACATTCTGCCAGGGCTGGGCGGGATCAGGCTGAACTACAGCTCTTCGGAAAACAAGGTGTACGTGACGCGCATCAGGGCCCTGATCCCCGTCGGATACACGCTGATGCCCGCGGCGAACGCATTCGGAACGAATTCCTATAATTACTGGTTAACGAGCAATAAGGGCACAGGCAAATGGGAAGATTACATCCACGTGTATGCCGCAGGAAACGCAGGCGAATTCAATACCCTTTGTTATTTTTATATCGACGGGCCTTTGCAGGTCACTACATGGTACCTGGGTTATTTTGATTTTAAGATCGCCAGTGCTTCTACCTGGATGGATAATGTACCGCAAAATATCGCCACCGGCCGGCCCACTGAGCTGTACCTGGACGATGACAATACGCAGCTTTCCAAGGGCGTCAACAATTCACTGAAAGTGACCACTCCTTCCGGTTACCTGGAATTGGGGGCCCGGAACGCAACTTTTGCGCATTTCTGGACCGACCGGGAATCCTACTATTTCAACAAACCGGTTCAGGCGGAAACAAAACTGGCAATTTATAATAATGGAGGCCATGCAACCGCAACAACTTATCTTACCCAAACCGAAGGCCGCATCAATAACAGTCCAATTTTGACGGAAGCCTCCGCCAGCGGGAATTATATAATGAAACAGGTGGATTCGTCCCAAACCGGCAATTTATGGTTGAAAGGAACGCTGAAAACCGATGCATCCCTGATCACTAAGCTGGCTAATGGCAACGCCAGCATCCGGATTCATAACTCGGCAGACGTTTTACGGTTCGGTATCGGCCTCAATAACAACGAAACCGGTGCAAATGCGGGCGGCGACCTGCATATCTGGAGGTACAGCGATGCTGGAAACAATCCCCAATATGCGATGACGATGAACCGTGCTACCGGTCATATCTGGATGCCCGGGAGGGTTTCGGTAGGGAATAGCAGCCGCGTTATGGGAGATCGAGGCGGGAACGATTTTTTATCCTGGTTCGGGTTTTATGATAGTACGAATACCAGACGGTACGGATATGTTGGGAAGGGAACGTTGAACGCGGTCGATATGCAAGTTTCAAGCGATAGCGGTAACGTGCACATCCTTCCGAAAGGCGGCAATTTCCTGAACGTCGGGAATGTGGAACTGAGCTACAACGGCGGCACCTTCGCCATGAAGCACGGTAGCGCCAACAACATCCTTTTCCCTGCACAAGGCGTCGGCGCTCCCGTTGTGAACACCCGGAGCATCGGCACCAGGATCATCCTTTCCCCGTCGTTTGGCCCTACTACGGTAGATTATGCCATCGGCATGGAATCGAACAACATATGGTTTTCCACCTCCACGGCCGGTACCGGCTTCAAGTGGTACGCGGGTTCCACCAACGTCGCTTCGCTTGCAGGTACAGGTAACCTGACATTGTCCGGTTCGGCCACCGCCACCGCATTCTACCAGTCTTCCCTCCGCAGCCTCAAAAAAGATATCCAGCCTTTCTCCGCTTCCGCGCTGGATGTGCTCGGCAAAGCGCAGGTGCGCACTTTCCGCTTTAAGGCAGACAGCACCGGCCACCGCAATATCGGTTTCATCGCAGACGAAGTGCCCGATGAAATGGCCACGCCCGGCCGCAATGGCGTAGATCAGGCCAGCACCGTAGGCCTCCTGGTGAAAGCGGTACAGGAACTGAAAGCAGAAAAAGAACAACTTTCCGCAGAAAATAAAGCGCTGGCAGAACGGCTCATAAAGCTGGAAGCCGCGATGGACAATATTTTGAAACAGCAAAAAGCAGGAAAATGA
- a CDS encoding tail fiber domain-containing protein: MKLSLTAFLVTLACVTGTISTVKAQHVYQIRADSVRIYNVCDTAELIIENRTRGVSGYLFNKGGGRTEFRKIDLVQVGGSKLAIAGQDTIDLAQLSGVGGIDTIYRAGDSIRYVKKGITKGVYAPVLASADLNLQAVTTRGSSTTQNILFNAPMANPSNGLMWQYNTDSWRMYVESLQDKPSGNLIFEAKDDIGEGWVFRHVLYSPLDTTSVLSMGRDRFLYMGDQIWHAGNHAAGALSTKTFTTAQVPASIETNASGHVTAISTRMLTPADIGALSLGDGIGRIARTTNPTYLDPHTGNLDSIANSGIFHIGVANNRPSTQPAFLFAGGNNTGASNFKFQLLGAYSTEDEMFYRQGNPSATWGNWYQVASRQWTDASFIRNGTAAQTANFNITGTGTIGTTISQLLLSNNSNAGLTLIGGSTAPSGGRGGQIVLFGGTHPSNAGQITFHAGLGSGGTQQNEVMRIMQDGKIGIGTMSPSAKLTLGITDVIGEVGRIGFDVGPDQRAYLGAYRHTAVGQETDLFFGTMSTERMRIKHNGYVGIGTNAPASLLHVNGNVTATAYYQSSLRSLKKEIQPFAGSALRILGSAKVRSFIFKADTTGHRSIGFIADEVPAEIATPGNNGVDQANVVGLLVKAIQELKAEKDAMEAQLKAKNEALEARLSAIEALLKSK; this comes from the coding sequence ATGAAATTGTCCCTTACCGCTTTCCTGGTGACGCTGGCATGCGTTACCGGCACCATCTCCACCGTCAAAGCCCAGCACGTGTACCAGATCCGTGCCGACAGTGTGCGGATATACAATGTTTGCGACACCGCCGAGCTGATCATCGAAAACCGTACCCGTGGCGTGTCTGGCTATCTTTTTAATAAAGGTGGCGGGCGAACGGAGTTCCGGAAGATCGACCTCGTTCAGGTTGGTGGGTCGAAGCTTGCCATCGCCGGTCAGGATACGATCGATCTGGCACAGTTGAGCGGGGTGGGAGGGATCGATACGATCTATCGTGCCGGAGACAGCATCCGGTACGTGAAAAAGGGCATCACCAAAGGCGTGTACGCGCCCGTGCTCGCCAGCGCCGACCTCAATCTGCAGGCGGTTACGACCCGTGGATCGAGCACTACCCAAAACATCCTGTTCAATGCGCCCATGGCCAATCCTTCAAACGGACTGATGTGGCAGTATAATACCGATAGCTGGAGAATGTATGTAGAATCCTTGCAGGACAAGCCTTCCGGCAATCTCATCTTTGAAGCGAAAGACGATATCGGGGAAGGATGGGTGTTCCGGCACGTGCTGTATTCGCCGCTGGATACAACTTCGGTGCTGTCTATGGGACGCGACAGGTTCCTCTACATGGGGGACCAGATCTGGCATGCAGGGAACCACGCGGCAGGGGCGTTATCGACCAAAACGTTCACCACGGCGCAGGTACCTGCATCCATCGAAACCAACGCCTCCGGCCATGTGACCGCCATCTCCACGCGGATGCTCACGCCGGCGGATATCGGTGCACTGTCTTTAGGAGATGGGATCGGGAGAATAGCCAGAACCACCAATCCAACATACCTCGATCCCCATACCGGGAATCTCGATTCGATCGCCAACTCCGGGATTTTCCATATCGGCGTGGCGAACAATCGTCCCTCCACCCAACCTGCGTTCCTGTTTGCCGGCGGCAACAATACGGGTGCCAGCAACTTCAAATTCCAGCTGCTCGGTGCCTACAGTACCGAAGACGAAATGTTTTACCGCCAGGGCAACCCTTCGGCAACATGGGGGAACTGGTACCAGGTAGCATCCCGCCAATGGACGGATGCTTCGTTTATCCGCAACGGAACTGCAGCGCAAACCGCCAATTTCAACATCACGGGCACGGGAACCATAGGCACCACAATTTCCCAGCTGCTCCTCAGTAATAACAGTAATGCAGGCCTCACGCTCATCGGCGGCTCTACGGCACCTTCCGGCGGCAGGGGCGGGCAGATCGTGCTTTTCGGAGGCACGCACCCTTCCAACGCCGGGCAGATCACGTTCCATGCCGGGCTGGGATCGGGCGGAACGCAACAGAACGAAGTGATGCGCATCATGCAAGACGGTAAAATCGGCATCGGTACCATGAGCCCTTCCGCCAAGCTCACCCTCGGCATTACCGATGTCATCGGCGAAGTGGGCCGCATCGGTTTCGATGTTGGGCCCGACCAGCGCGCATACCTGGGCGCTTATCGCCATACCGCCGTGGGCCAGGAAACCGATCTGTTTTTTGGTACGATGTCTACCGAGCGGATGAGGATCAAGCACAACGGCTATGTCGGCATCGGCACCAACGCCCCCGCGAGCCTCCTGCATGTAAACGGAAACGTCACTGCCACGGCATATTATCAATCCTCCCTCCGCAGCCTGAAAAAGGAAATTCAACCCTTCGCCGGCAGCGCCCTCCGGATCCTGGGCAGCGCCAAAGTCCGTTCGTTCATCTTCAAAGCCGATACCACCGGCCATCGCAGCATCGGCTTTATCGCCGACGAAGTACCGGCGGAGATCGCCACGCCAGGGAACAACGGGGTAGACCAGGCGAACGTTGTAGGCCTGCTCGTAAAGGCCATCCAGGAACTGAAAGCCGAAAAAGACGCCATGGAAGCACAACTGAAGGCGAAGAACGAAGCGCTGGAAGCCCGGCTGAGCGCCATTGAAGCATTACTGAAATCAAAATAA
- a CDS encoding tail fiber domain-containing protein, producing the protein MLSRTLVTLSILLTASTAAKAQHVYSIRADSVRIYNVCDTAELILENHTQGVTGYLFNRGAGRTEFRRLQLKNLGGTRIAIAGQDTLDLSQMSGIGGIDTIYRSGDSIKYLKKGVTTTVFAPRVPGLEAVLGTGNQATKNIILGNHMSDIQYFYQVNRLVRGIGFTGYMVIGDSGSKTGTSIVSRNAVPNESKLLILDNATNEPWYSPNNGANYYRMWHENNLTPAAISAAPAAGSASYIQNQMSPTPQEAGFHITGRGLTRGMLEVRKNGADTVSDGIMLRTANVGYGANFQLTAATVPGLATWVNTGSAWVKRMEIAPNGYVSYERMVEYGFTGEKMSQRFNAIGFNRNVWNGVIYDTSAYAFQFTHSATGSPATDNLGLSVYNRQGGEVNNIALAVNGLGNIGLSERQPSERLQVANGEIYVKSNGNSNSAVHKGIKFGTDNDLGYSAIRAWRGATSNRIGLSFIISNPTGLAEAMRLTEDGRLGIGMVSPTQALDVNGNIMTRGTVITGKITSGNSDSSLQMYGGGTNYGGEINLFGGLNGGRMTFHTGTSAGSQPERMRLDEQGRLGIGTSNPQYKLQVQGPAQINGYVHTNIIMPTMSDSSLHLIGGSISQGGQIGLFSGTKGGLIVFYAGTGTSQQPERMRISANGNMGIGNNNPFFPVHVSTGNTAGMAVQNTETLSASSGAYMRLYNSGTPSAANQRLGSVLYGANTSGTTYVPGAQIDAVTESAWTGTSHPTSLVFYNTPVNAVDVTEKMRLTSAGNLSTTGAVTATAFYQTSRRELKTQIELFAKSGLDVLRNATVRTFRFKADQTQLHIGFIADEVPGEMATPGRQGVDQGNTVALLVAAVQELEKKNKTLEDKLEALEEIIRELKDKR; encoded by the coding sequence ATGTTATCCCGTACCCTCGTCACCCTATCCATCCTCCTCACCGCATCCACAGCGGCGAAGGCGCAACATGTCTACTCCATCCGGGCAGACAGCGTGCGCATCTACAACGTCTGCGACACGGCCGAGCTCATCCTGGAAAACCACACCCAGGGCGTTACGGGCTACCTCTTCAATCGCGGCGCCGGTAGAACCGAATTCCGCAGGTTGCAATTGAAAAACCTCGGCGGCACGCGCATCGCCATCGCGGGGCAAGACACGCTCGACCTCAGCCAGATGAGCGGGATCGGGGGGATCGATACGATTTACCGGTCGGGAGACAGTATCAAATATCTAAAGAAAGGAGTGACCACCACCGTGTTCGCGCCGCGTGTTCCTGGACTTGAAGCTGTGTTGGGCACAGGGAACCAGGCCACAAAGAATATCATTCTCGGAAATCACATGAGCGATATCCAGTACTTTTATCAGGTGAACCGCCTGGTAAGGGGGATCGGCTTCACGGGATATATGGTTATCGGAGATTCCGGCTCCAAAACAGGAACGTCCATCGTATCGAGAAACGCGGTTCCGAACGAATCGAAGTTGTTGATACTCGACAATGCCACCAACGAGCCCTGGTATTCTCCTAACAACGGCGCCAATTATTACCGGATGTGGCACGAGAATAACCTCACGCCTGCCGCCATTTCCGCTGCCCCAGCAGCCGGATCCGCATCATACATCCAGAACCAGATGTCGCCCACTCCCCAGGAAGCCGGTTTCCACATCACCGGAAGAGGACTTACCCGCGGTATGCTGGAAGTGAGGAAGAATGGGGCCGACACCGTGTCTGACGGCATCATGCTGCGCACCGCCAACGTCGGGTACGGCGCAAATTTCCAGCTGACCGCCGCAACCGTTCCCGGTCTTGCTACCTGGGTAAACACGGGCTCGGCATGGGTAAAACGCATGGAAATCGCGCCTAACGGGTACGTTTCCTACGAACGGATGGTGGAATATGGATTTACGGGCGAAAAGATGTCCCAGCGCTTCAACGCCATCGGCTTCAACAGGAACGTCTGGAACGGCGTTATCTACGATACCTCGGCATACGCTTTCCAGTTCACGCATAGCGCCACGGGGTCGCCCGCAACAGACAACCTGGGATTGTCGGTGTATAACCGTCAGGGTGGGGAAGTCAATAACATCGCGCTGGCCGTCAATGGACTGGGAAATATCGGTCTTTCCGAAAGGCAGCCCTCGGAAAGGCTACAGGTGGCGAACGGAGAAATATATGTAAAGAGCAACGGTAATAGCAATAGCGCCGTGCATAAAGGGATTAAATTCGGGACGGACAACGATCTCGGATACTCCGCGATCCGGGCCTGGAGAGGCGCCACCAGCAACCGGATCGGGCTGTCGTTCATCATCTCCAACCCAACCGGGCTGGCAGAAGCCATGCGCCTGACCGAAGACGGAAGATTGGGCATCGGGATGGTATCTCCCACACAGGCATTGGACGTAAACGGCAACATCATGACGCGGGGAACGGTCATCACCGGCAAGATCACCTCCGGCAATTCCGACAGCAGCTTGCAGATGTATGGCGGTGGCACGAATTATGGTGGAGAAATTAATCTGTTCGGTGGCTTGAACGGGGGACGGATGACCTTCCATACCGGCACGAGTGCCGGCTCCCAACCAGAAAGAATGCGCCTCGATGAGCAAGGCCGCCTGGGCATCGGGACCTCCAATCCCCAATACAAACTCCAGGTACAGGGCCCGGCGCAGATCAACGGGTATGTACACACGAATATCATTATGCCGACTATGTCAGACAGCAGCCTCCATCTCATCGGCGGCAGCATTAGCCAGGGTGGACAGATCGGGCTGTTCAGCGGCACCAAGGGCGGACTGATCGTTTTTTATGCAGGTACCGGCACCAGCCAGCAACCCGAAAGAATGCGCATCAGCGCAAATGGCAACATGGGCATCGGTAACAACAACCCTTTCTTTCCCGTTCACGTCAGCACCGGCAATACGGCCGGAATGGCCGTCCAGAATACCGAGACGCTGAGTGCTTCTTCCGGGGCCTATATGCGGTTGTATAACAGCGGCACGCCTTCCGCGGCCAACCAGCGCCTCGGCTCCGTGCTGTATGGCGCCAATACTTCCGGCACCACCTACGTTCCGGGCGCACAGATCGATGCGGTAACGGAAAGCGCCTGGACGGGCACCTCCCATCCCACATCCCTCGTTTTTTACAACACGCCTGTTAATGCCGTGGACGTCACCGAAAAAATGCGGCTCACCTCCGCCGGGAACCTTTCCACCACCGGCGCAGTAACCGCTACGGCTTTCTACCAAACGTCGCGCCGCGAACTGAAAACACAGATCGAACTCTTTGCAAAATCCGGCCTGGACGTATTGCGCAACGCCACCGTCCGCACCTTCAGGTTTAAGGCAGACCAAACGCAGCTGCATATCGGTTTCATCGCCGACGAAGTGCCCGGCGAAATGGCGACGCCCGGCCGCCAGGGCGTGGACCAGGGCAATACCGTAGCCCTGCTCGTGGCTGCCGTTCAGGAGCTGGAAAAAAAGAACAAAACCCTTGAAGATAAACTGGAGGCCCTCGAAGAAATAATCCGGGAGCTGAAGGATAAACGATAG